The following proteins are encoded in a genomic region of Paenibacillus sp. FSL R7-0273:
- the asnB gene encoding asparagine synthase (glutamine-hydrolyzing), which yields MCGITGFIQWRGDLTQHSQLLVKMTETLSNRGPDAAGTWISGPCALGHRRLSVIDPENGAQPMIARQDENVYALVYNGELYNAGELKTELKQRGHHFQTQCDTEVLLHAYMEWGPDCTEKLNGIFAFAVWDSVRDHLFLARDRLGVKPLFYSQVEDVFVFGSEPKALLQHPKVQPKVGPEGLAEIFIVGPARTPGQGVYKDIFELRPGHAMIYSRSGIRKYAYWELESYAHTDNVDETAARVRELLQDTLERQLVSDVPVCSLLSGGLDSSALTALAVQYYDRTGQGRVDTYSVDFVDNDKHFKSHTFQPGADGPWIKRMVEELQTNHHYINFDTPDLVPALDNALYSRDLPGMTDVDSSLYLFCREIKKNATVAISGEAADEIFGGYPWFHREEALSSGTFPWSVAPKMRAGLLSPEVREWIRPLEYLGDRYSDAVAEVPKLDGETGKQAQMRVMSYLNITRFMPTLLDRKDRMSMGVGLEVRVPYCDHRLVQYVFNIPWEIKTVGNREKGILRKALEGVLPDDVLYRKKSPYPKTHNPAYLNAVRTQMLNILDDPSSPILPLIDPAQIRAIAASPESSSNLPWFGQLMSGPQLFAYLAQVNLWLQKYNVSIG from the coding sequence ATGTGCGGAATAACCGGCTTTATCCAGTGGCGCGGTGACCTTACCCAGCACTCGCAACTGCTTGTGAAAATGACTGAAACCTTATCGAACCGCGGTCCTGATGCCGCCGGTACGTGGATTTCGGGCCCCTGTGCCCTCGGACACCGCCGGCTGAGTGTAATTGATCCTGAGAACGGCGCACAGCCGATGATCGCCCGGCAGGATGAGAATGTCTATGCGCTCGTGTACAACGGCGAACTCTATAATGCAGGTGAGCTCAAAACCGAGCTTAAGCAGCGCGGCCACCATTTCCAGACCCAGTGTGATACCGAGGTCCTCCTGCATGCCTACATGGAGTGGGGACCCGACTGCACGGAGAAGCTCAACGGCATTTTCGCTTTTGCTGTCTGGGACAGCGTGCGGGACCATCTGTTTCTGGCACGTGACCGGCTTGGTGTAAAACCGCTGTTCTACAGCCAGGTGGAGGACGTGTTTGTTTTTGGGTCCGAGCCCAAAGCGCTGCTGCAGCACCCCAAAGTCCAGCCGAAGGTCGGCCCCGAAGGGCTGGCGGAAATCTTCATCGTCGGTCCGGCCCGCACTCCGGGACAGGGGGTATACAAAGATATATTCGAGCTTCGCCCCGGTCATGCCATGATTTATAGCCGCAGCGGTATCCGCAAGTATGCTTACTGGGAATTGGAGAGCTATGCTCATACTGACAACGTCGATGAAACAGCAGCCAGAGTGCGTGAATTGCTGCAGGATACGCTGGAGCGCCAGCTCGTCTCCGATGTTCCGGTCTGCTCCCTGCTGTCCGGGGGACTGGACTCCAGCGCCTTGACGGCCCTCGCCGTTCAATACTACGACCGCACCGGCCAGGGCCGGGTGGATACCTATTCAGTTGATTTCGTCGATAACGACAAGCATTTTAAAAGCCATACGTTTCAGCCCGGTGCAGACGGACCATGGATCAAGCGGATGGTTGAAGAGCTGCAGACGAATCATCATTACATTAATTTTGATACTCCGGATCTGGTGCCGGCGCTCGATAACGCCCTTTACTCGCGTGACCTGCCGGGGATGACGGATGTCGATTCGTCGCTGTATTTATTTTGCCGGGAGATTAAAAAGAACGCGACCGTCGCTATCTCCGGCGAAGCCGCTGATGAAATCTTTGGCGGATATCCCTGGTTTCACCGGGAAGAGGCGCTCTCCTCCGGTACCTTCCCATGGTCGGTAGCCCCAAAAATGCGTGCAGGATTATTGTCGCCCGAAGTAAGGGAATGGATACGTCCGCTGGAATATTTAGGTGACCGGTACAGCGATGCGGTCGCGGAGGTGCCTAAGCTGGACGGGGAGACAGGCAAACAGGCACAGATGCGCGTAATGTCCTATCTCAATATCACCCGGTTCATGCCTACTCTGCTGGACCGCAAGGACCGGATGAGCATGGGCGTGGGACTTGAGGTCCGTGTTCCCTACTGCGATCACCGTCTGGTGCAGTACGTCTTCAACATTCCATGGGAGATCAAGACGGTAGGTAACCGTGAAAAGGGCATTCTGCGCAAAGCACTGGAAGGTGTACTGCCGGATGATGTGCTCTACCGCAAAAAAAGCCCCTATCCCAAAACACATAATCCCGCTTACCTGAACGCCGTGCGCACGCAGATGCTGAACATTCTGGACGATCCGTCCTCTCCGATCCTGCCGCTGATTGATCCGGCCCAAATCCGCGCGATTGCCGCTTCACCGGAGTCTTCCAGTAATCTGCCCTGGTTCGGCCAGCTGATGTCCGGCCCGCAGCTGTTCGCCTATCTGGCCCAGGTGAATCTCTGGCTGCAGAAGTATAATGTATCCATTGGATAA
- a CDS encoding aldo/keto reductase, whose protein sequence is MSELNGPFSGGPTLNDGATMPWLGLGVWQTKDGEEVIQAVKTAVETGYRSIDTAAGYNNEEGVGQAIRECGVPRDELFITTKVRNPDQGYESTLKAFEVSRKKLGLDVIDLYLIHWPVKGKYRDTWKALIHLQKEGLIKSIGVSNFQVHHLQDIIDDTGVVPAVNQIEFHPLLTQREVLKFAKAHDIQVEAWSPLMQGNLDLPLLKELAERYGKTVAQIVLRWDLQQGVITIPKSVHAERIVENAGFFDFTLSDDDVKAIEELNQNHRFGPDPDNFNF, encoded by the coding sequence ATGAGCGAATTGAATGGACCATTTTCGGGCGGACCGACGCTGAATGACGGGGCAACCATGCCGTGGCTGGGCCTGGGGGTATGGCAGACCAAGGACGGCGAAGAGGTTATCCAGGCAGTGAAGACGGCAGTTGAAACAGGCTACCGCAGCATTGATACGGCAGCCGGATATAATAATGAAGAAGGGGTCGGACAGGCCATCCGTGAATGCGGAGTCCCGCGGGACGAGCTGTTCATCACGACCAAGGTGCGTAACCCTGACCAGGGATATGAATCGACGCTGAAGGCTTTTGAAGTAAGCCGCAAGAAGCTCGGGCTGGATGTTATTGACCTGTATCTGATTCACTGGCCGGTTAAGGGCAAATACCGGGACACCTGGAAGGCGCTGATTCACCTGCAGAAGGAAGGACTCATCAAATCCATCGGCGTCAGCAACTTCCAGGTGCATCATCTGCAGGATATCATCGACGATACCGGCGTGGTGCCGGCCGTGAACCAAATCGAATTCCATCCGCTGCTGACCCAGCGGGAGGTGCTGAAATTTGCCAAGGCGCATGACATTCAGGTGGAGGCCTGGAGCCCGCTGATGCAGGGGAACCTTGATCTGCCGCTGCTCAAGGAGCTGGCTGAACGGTACGGTAAGACCGTGGCGCAGATCGTGCTGCGCTGGGATCTGCAGCAGGGCGTAATCACCATTCCAAAGTCAGTGCATGCTGAGCGGATTGTAGAGAATGCGGGCTTCTTTGACTTTACGCTTAGCGATGATGATGTAAAGGCAATTGAGGAGCTGAACCAGAATCACCGGTTTGGTCCGGACCCGGATAACTTTAATTTCTAA
- a CDS encoding cupin domain-containing protein → MTQKEISPLVAALGLEPHVEGGWYKRLWNSSFEIPQETLGSNYSGARASASSIYFLLHPGEKSEWHTVLSDEIWLWHSGSPIVLSLGGSGAQPENVTEVVLGADVLAGQQPQVVIPAGVWQAARPLGDEPVLVSCIVSPEFSFDDFKLID, encoded by the coding sequence GTGACGCAAAAAGAAATTTCTCCGCTGGTAGCAGCACTGGGGCTGGAACCCCACGTAGAGGGCGGATGGTACAAGAGATTATGGAACTCATCCTTCGAAATTCCCCAGGAGACACTGGGCAGTAACTATTCAGGAGCCAGAGCATCGGCCTCCTCGATCTACTTCCTGCTTCATCCGGGTGAAAAGTCCGAATGGCACACCGTGCTCTCCGATGAAATCTGGCTGTGGCATTCCGGCAGCCCGATTGTCCTGAGCCTGGGCGGCAGCGGTGCACAGCCCGAGAACGTAACCGAGGTGGTCCTCGGCGCCGACGTATTGGCCGGACAACAGCCGCAGGTCGTTATTCCTGCAGGTGTCTGGCAGGCGGCGCGGCCGCTTGGTGATGAGCCGGTGCTGGTCTCCTGCATCGTATCGCCGGAATTCAGCTTTGATGATTTCAAGCTGATCGATTAA
- a CDS encoding SPFH domain-containing protein has translation MDSWVIIGIIIAVVVVFVALTIKIVPQQRVGVVERLGKFNRLLTPGLNILIPVIDQVRTYHDLRIQQANVPPQTVITKDNVQVQIDTIIFYQVVGPEQATYGISDYVYGVRNISTATMRQIIGKLELDETLSGREKISADIRLALDEATEKWGVRIERVEVIDIKPPLDIQEAMDKQMKAERSKRAIVLEAEAAKQDMILRAEGDKQSKILKAEGDKEARIRQAEGLRQAQELEALGQAKAIEAVAEAEKARIQLISTAGLDERVLAYQSFDALTEISKGPANKVFLPSSTVETLGALGAIAEVFKAGKDGK, from the coding sequence ATGGATTCATGGGTAATTATCGGGATTATTATTGCAGTCGTAGTCGTTTTTGTGGCACTGACGATCAAAATCGTACCGCAGCAGCGTGTCGGGGTAGTCGAGCGGCTCGGGAAATTTAACCGTCTGCTTACACCGGGGCTGAACATTCTGATTCCGGTCATTGATCAGGTGCGCACGTATCACGATCTGCGGATTCAGCAGGCGAATGTGCCGCCGCAGACGGTTATTACGAAGGATAACGTTCAGGTACAGATAGATACCATTATCTTCTATCAGGTAGTGGGACCGGAGCAGGCGACTTACGGTATTTCTGATTATGTATATGGGGTCCGTAACATCTCCACAGCAACCATGCGGCAGATTATCGGTAAGCTGGAGCTGGACGAAACACTGTCCGGACGTGAAAAAATCTCGGCGGACATCCGGCTGGCCCTCGATGAAGCAACCGAGAAGTGGGGCGTTCGGATTGAGCGCGTTGAGGTTATTGATATCAAACCGCCGCTTGATATCCAGGAAGCGATGGATAAGCAGATGAAGGCGGAACGCAGTAAGCGCGCCATTGTTCTGGAGGCGGAAGCCGCCAAGCAGGATATGATCCTGCGCGCGGAAGGTGATAAGCAGAGTAAGATCCTCAAGGCTGAAGGTGACAAGGAAGCGCGTATCCGTCAGGCCGAGGGCTTACGCCAGGCGCAGGAGCTCGAAGCGCTCGGCCAGGCAAAGGCGATCGAGGCGGTAGCCGAAGCCGAGAAGGCGCGGATTCAGCTGATCAGCACCGCCGGGCTGGATGAGCGGGTGCTGGCGTACCAGTCCTTTGATGCGCTGACCGAAATCTCCAAAGGACCGGCCAACAAAGTGTTCCTGCCTAGCAGCACAGTTGAGACGCTGGGTGCGCTCGGAGCAATTGCCGAGGTATTCAAGGCAGGCAAGGACGGCAAGTAG
- a CDS encoding NfeD family protein, translating to MVPWVLWLVAAGVLLLIEMFTFTFYLFWLTVGAVVALLVSLVWPEAILLQVAAGAVVTVLLTIFSKPLVARLKHSRGFEDIGTEITGRQGIVVETLEPGRYGQVKVGGDTWSAVSGEVLARNELVRVVRRSSTIIEVERWEEYN from the coding sequence ATGGTTCCATGGGTGCTATGGTTAGTCGCGGCCGGTGTTCTGCTTTTAATTGAAATGTTTACGTTTACTTTTTATTTGTTCTGGCTTACGGTCGGTGCAGTGGTGGCGCTGCTTGTATCGCTGGTCTGGCCGGAGGCGATTCTGCTGCAGGTGGCGGCGGGCGCGGTAGTAACGGTTCTCCTGACCATTTTTTCCAAGCCTCTTGTAGCCCGGTTAAAGCATTCCCGGGGGTTTGAGGATATCGGGACAGAGATTACCGGGCGTCAGGGTATTGTTGTTGAAACGCTTGAACCGGGGCGCTACGGCCAGGTCAAGGTCGGCGGCGATACCTGGAGTGCAGTGTCAGGCGAGGTGCTGGCGAGAAATGAATTAGTCAGAGTTGTCCGCAGAAGCTCCACTATTATCGAAGTAGAACGATGGGAGGAATACAACTGA
- a CDS encoding glycosyl hydrolase family 18 protein codes for MLKKKSRKSVALGLAAALFITLFAALGGSVKTAKAAGNDYKIVGYYASWAAYGRAFNVADIDATKMNVINYAFADICWNGVHGNPDPTGPNPATWTCQNEQGQAISVPNGTIVLGDPWIDAQKSFGDDKWDDPIKGNLKQLWKLKEKNPNLKTMISVGGWTWSNRFSDVAATAATREVFANSAVDFIRKYKMDGVDLDWEYPVSGGLAGNSYRPEDKQNYVLLLQKIREKLNAAGTADGKTYLLTIASGASPTYVQNNNLSGIAAVVDWINIMTYDFNGSWNTTTGHNAPLYYDPATASTGLTEPQNYNIDKAVTTHLGAGVPASKLVLGMPFYGRGWGGAPATGNGQYQVSAGISSTGTWEKGNYDFNDLEANYINKNGYTRYWNNVAKVPYLYNPSTQTYISYDDAESLGHKISYLKSKGLAGAMFWETSGDRNRTLQNKLSAELGGGIVPTPTPTATVAPTATPTATATPKPSASPTPTATVVPTPTATATATPKPSVTPTPAPTVAPTPTATPGQCNAPAWSAAGVYTQGQQVSYGGYVYEAKWWTQGDRPDLSGAYGAWKVIGVCGNATATPSPAATATPVPTVVPTPTATVTPGAGVWAPGIAYKAGDTVTYNGTAYICQQAHTSLAGWEPAAAPALWKLK; via the coding sequence ATGCTGAAAAAGAAATCACGGAAATCTGTTGCGCTGGGGCTCGCGGCTGCTTTGTTTATTACGCTTTTTGCCGCACTCGGCGGGAGTGTCAAGACGGCTAAGGCCGCAGGGAATGATTATAAGATTGTCGGTTATTATGCATCCTGGGCCGCTTACGGACGGGCTTTTAATGTAGCGGATATCGATGCCACCAAAATGAATGTAATCAACTACGCCTTCGCCGACATCTGCTGGAACGGGGTGCACGGAAATCCGGACCCGACCGGGCCGAATCCGGCTACCTGGACCTGCCAGAATGAGCAGGGGCAGGCCATCAGCGTGCCGAACGGTACAATCGTCCTGGGCGATCCGTGGATCGATGCCCAAAAAAGCTTCGGGGATGACAAATGGGATGATCCGATCAAAGGCAACCTGAAGCAGCTGTGGAAGCTGAAGGAAAAGAATCCGAACCTGAAGACCATGATTTCCGTCGGCGGGTGGACCTGGTCGAACCGGTTCTCTGATGTGGCGGCAACGGCTGCTACCCGTGAGGTGTTTGCCAATTCGGCGGTTGACTTTATCCGTAAATATAAAATGGACGGCGTCGATTTGGACTGGGAGTATCCGGTCAGCGGCGGACTCGCCGGCAACAGCTACCGACCCGAGGATAAACAGAATTATGTGCTGCTGCTGCAAAAAATTCGTGAAAAGCTGAACGCGGCAGGTACCGCCGACGGCAAAACCTATCTCCTGACCATCGCCTCCGGCGCCAGTCCGACATACGTCCAGAACAATAACCTGAGCGGGATTGCGGCGGTTGTGGACTGGATCAATATCATGACCTACGATTTCAACGGAAGCTGGAATACAACGACCGGACACAATGCGCCGCTGTATTATGATCCGGCCACAGCATCGACCGGGCTAACTGAGCCGCAGAATTATAATATCGACAAGGCGGTAACCACCCATCTTGGCGCGGGAGTTCCTGCAAGCAAGCTGGTGCTGGGCATGCCGTTTTATGGCCGCGGCTGGGGCGGTGCACCGGCAACAGGCAACGGGCAATACCAGGTATCTGCAGGCATTTCCTCCACGGGCACCTGGGAAAAGGGCAACTATGATTTCAATGATCTGGAAGCCAATTATATTAACAAAAACGGCTACACCCGTTATTGGAATAACGTAGCCAAGGTGCCTTATCTGTATAATCCTTCGACTCAGACCTATATCAGCTACGATGATGCGGAGTCCCTGGGCCACAAGATCAGCTACCTGAAGTCAAAAGGCCTGGCCGGAGCCATGTTCTGGGAGACGAGCGGCGACCGGAACCGCACACTGCAGAATAAGCTCAGCGCCGAGCTTGGAGGCGGTATCGTTCCTACGCCGACTCCAACCGCGACGGTAGCGCCAACCGCAACGCCAACCGCTACAGCTACACCAAAACCAAGTGCGAGTCCTACGCCGACTGCGACGGTAGTACCGACACCGACGGCTACAGCGACAGCGACGCCCAAACCAAGCGTGACTCCTACTCCGGCGCCGACAGTAGCGCCGACACCGACAGCTACACCGGGACAGTGTAACGCCCCGGCCTGGAGTGCGGCCGGTGTGTATACACAAGGCCAGCAGGTTTCCTACGGCGGCTACGTATATGAAGCCAAATGGTGGACGCAGGGCGACCGGCCTGATCTGAGCGGCGCTTATGGGGCATGGAAGGTAATCGGGGTCTGCGGCAATGCGACCGCCACACCTTCACCTGCCGCGACCGCTACACCTGTTCCAACGGTGGTGCCCACCCCGACCGCTACAGTAACTCCTGGTGCCGGTGTCTGGGCGCCAGGCATTGCTTATAAAGCAGGCGACACAGTGACTTACAACGGGACGGCATACATCTGCCAGCAGGCGCATACCTCGCTTGCCGGGTGGGAGCCTGCAGCTGCTCCTGCCCTGTGGAAGCTGAAATAA
- a CDS encoding XTP/dITP diphosphatase: protein MSNSGGILIVATKNKGKVREFQHAFAPLGLTVKSMFDYPELPDVVEDGSTFAENALKKSKAVGEALGLPVLSDDSGLCVDALDGKPGVYSARYAGEGAQDEENNLKLLSELERMKQGEDTGQPLLSTARFVCALSLYDPADGSELTAEGTVEGWITSEPAGAGGFGYDPLFYLPEYEKTMAELKLEEKQKISHRGTALRLLTDKLAAKQGNNG from the coding sequence ATGAGTAACAGCGGCGGCATCCTGATTGTTGCGACGAAGAACAAGGGCAAGGTGCGCGAGTTCCAGCATGCTTTTGCCCCGCTCGGCCTGACCGTTAAGAGTATGTTCGACTACCCGGAGCTTCCGGATGTAGTGGAGGACGGCAGTACCTTTGCCGAGAATGCGCTCAAGAAGTCCAAGGCAGTCGGCGAAGCCCTCGGCTTGCCCGTACTGTCGGATGACTCCGGCTTGTGTGTTGATGCGCTGGACGGCAAGCCCGGTGTGTACTCTGCCCGTTACGCCGGTGAAGGTGCGCAGGATGAGGAGAATAACCTCAAGCTGCTGAGCGAGCTGGAGCGGATGAAGCAGGGTGAGGATACCGGCCAGCCGCTGCTTAGCACAGCCCGTTTTGTCTGTGCCTTGTCGCTTTATGATCCGGCGGACGGATCGGAGCTGACTGCAGAGGGGACAGTAGAGGGCTGGATTACCTCGGAGCCTGCAGGCGCCGGGGGCTTCGGATACGACCCGCTTTTTTACCTTCCGGAGTATGAGAAGACGATGGCTGAGCTGAAGCTGGAGGAGAAGCAAAAGATCAGCCACCGCGGAACGGCGCTGCGTCTGCTGACGGATAAGCTCGCTGCCAAGCAGGGCAATAACGGGTAG
- the rph gene encoding ribonuclease PH, whose amino-acid sequence MTRSNGRNSDQLRPLTITTQTNKYAEGSVLIEMGDTKVIVTATVDEKVPPFLKGQGKGWVTAEYSMLPRATQTRNQREAARGKLTGRTMEIQRLIGRALRSVVNLQALGERSITLDCDVIQADGGTRTASITGAFVAMAFAINKIALQHKLSVFPITDYLAAISVGVVGDKALLDLNYEEDSKAKVDMNVVMTGGGAFVELQGTGEERPFTRRELDELLGLGEKGIHELIAVQKEVLGPIALKIPSGQTGQEV is encoded by the coding sequence ATGACGAGATCAAACGGGCGTAACAGCGACCAGCTCCGGCCGCTTACGATTACAACCCAAACTAATAAATATGCAGAGGGCTCAGTACTGATTGAGATGGGCGACACAAAGGTTATTGTAACCGCAACTGTGGATGAGAAGGTTCCTCCGTTTTTGAAGGGCCAGGGCAAGGGCTGGGTAACCGCCGAATATTCGATGCTGCCCCGGGCAACCCAGACCCGTAACCAGCGTGAAGCTGCACGCGGCAAGCTGACCGGACGGACGATGGAAATCCAGCGGCTGATCGGCCGGGCGCTCCGCTCGGTGGTGAATCTGCAGGCGCTGGGCGAGCGCAGCATTACGCTGGACTGCGACGTGATTCAGGCGGACGGCGGTACGCGGACAGCCTCGATTACGGGAGCCTTTGTGGCGATGGCCTTTGCGATTAACAAAATCGCCCTACAGCACAAGCTGAGCGTATTTCCGATTACAGATTACCTGGCTGCTATAAGTGTCGGTGTAGTGGGTGACAAGGCGCTGCTTGACCTGAACTATGAGGAAGATTCCAAGGCAAAGGTCGATATGAATGTGGTGATGACCGGCGGAGGCGCTTTTGTCGAGCTGCAGGGCACCGGCGAAGAGCGTCCGTTCACGCGCCGGGAGCTGGACGAGCTGCTGGGTCTCGGGGAGAAGGGCATCCATGAGCTGATCGCGGTGCAAAAGGAAGTACTCGGTCCGATTGCGCTCAAAATCCCTTCCGGCCAGACCGGCCAAGAGGTGTAG
- a CDS encoding GerMN domain-containing protein gives MKPMTKVRTLSAACLLTVPIMLSGCGLFGSESAAVDPPPEEIEAQMLELSDGTTLDTGVFGPVAEDTAAAEEGTSQPEAIAPGDRTTVYLQDSNGLLAPVSLKLPEGESNVMLKDSLTALISQGAYASAVPESFQGVLPEGTEVQSVSVDKDKLAVVEFNAAFNDYKPADERKMLEAITWTLTGQEGIKGVQLWVDGKKLTEMPLQGTPLDYPLSRSFGINLPRNGPALMNSSAVTVYFSAATPDGTHQYYVPVTRFVPAGEDKVKAALNELIAGPESANGLEMVMTGGTVLEGVESGQNGVVTVSLTDDMFTDAQNVPEEMLESVVLTVAQNAGDAPVQIRLNGLETVTGTDNVNYGQPVSAPEYVNALPL, from the coding sequence ATGAAACCTATGACAAAAGTCCGTACGCTGTCTGCGGCTTGCCTGCTCACAGTTCCGATTATGCTGTCCGGCTGCGGTCTGTTCGGCTCGGAGTCGGCAGCGGTGGATCCGCCGCCGGAGGAGATTGAGGCGCAGATGCTGGAGCTCAGCGACGGCACAACGCTCGATACAGGGGTATTCGGACCTGTGGCGGAGGATACAGCAGCTGCGGAAGAAGGCACCAGCCAGCCGGAAGCCATCGCACCGGGAGACCGGACCACCGTCTACCTGCAGGATAGCAACGGCCTCCTGGCACCAGTATCGCTGAAGCTCCCTGAAGGGGAGAGCAATGTCATGCTGAAGGACTCGCTTACCGCACTAATCAGCCAGGGAGCCTATGCCTCAGCTGTTCCTGAAAGTTTCCAGGGCGTATTGCCTGAAGGCACAGAAGTACAGAGTGTCTCAGTAGACAAGGATAAATTGGCAGTGGTCGAGTTCAACGCCGCATTCAACGATTACAAGCCTGCGGATGAACGCAAAATGCTGGAGGCCATCACCTGGACCTTGACCGGGCAGGAGGGCATCAAGGGTGTGCAGCTCTGGGTTGACGGTAAAAAGCTGACGGAAATGCCGCTTCAGGGCACACCGCTGGATTATCCGCTGTCCCGCTCGTTTGGCATCAACCTGCCGAGAAACGGGCCGGCGCTGATGAATTCTTCTGCGGTCACCGTATATTTTTCTGCAGCAACGCCTGACGGTACTCACCAATATTATGTTCCGGTTACCCGCTTTGTACCCGCAGGGGAAGACAAGGTGAAGGCGGCGCTGAATGAGCTGATTGCCGGACCGGAGTCGGCTAACGGACTGGAAATGGTGATGACCGGGGGAACCGTGCTTGAAGGAGTGGAATCAGGCCAGAACGGGGTAGTTACGGTATCGCTGACTGATGATATGTTTACGGATGCCCAGAATGTGCCGGAGGAAATGCTGGAATCCGTAGTGCTCACCGTCGCGCAGAATGCAGGCGATGCTCCGGTCCAGATCCGCCTGAACGGGCTGGAGACGGTTACCGGAACGGACAATGTCAACTACGGCCAGCCGGTATCAGCGCCGGAATATGTGAACGCACTGCCGCTGTAA
- a CDS encoding phosphatidylglycerophosphatase A family protein, producing the protein MNKIKTPYSLNSKAVAKATTHWMRERGVTVDEIAELVMFLQQKYYPTLTMEECVHNVEMVLSKREVQNAVLTGIQLDVLAEEGKLFTPLQDMIENDEGLYGVDEILAFSIVNVYGSIGFTNYGYVDKLKPGVLTRLNDKSTGQVHTYLDDIVGAIAAAASSRIAHRKQAEREQELGLPHAPEDVEEAARKTAEDHLE; encoded by the coding sequence ATGAATAAAATTAAAACTCCTTACAGTCTCAACAGCAAAGCAGTTGCAAAAGCAACCACTCACTGGATGCGGGAACGCGGCGTAACAGTTGATGAAATTGCTGAGCTTGTTATGTTTTTGCAGCAGAAATATTACCCCACGCTGACCATGGAGGAGTGTGTCCATAACGTCGAAATGGTACTCAGTAAACGTGAAGTGCAGAATGCTGTGCTGACCGGCATTCAGCTGGACGTGCTGGCGGAGGAGGGCAAGCTTTTTACACCTTTGCAGGATATGATTGAAAATGATGAGGGGCTGTACGGCGTGGATGAGATTCTCGCTTTTTCCATTGTGAATGTGTATGGCAGCATCGGCTTCACCAACTATGGTTACGTGGATAAGCTGAAGCCCGGGGTATTGACGAGATTAAATGACAAAAGCACCGGTCAGGTACATACTTACCTGGATGACATTGTCGGCGCCATTGCCGCAGCCGCCAGCAGCCGCATCGCCCACCGCAAGCAGGCAGAACGCGAGCAGGAGCTCGGCCTTCCTCATGCGCCTGAGGATGTAGAAGAAGCTGCCAGAAAGACGGCCGAGGATCATCTGGAGTAG
- a CDS encoding Type 1 glutamine amidotransferase-like domain-containing protein: MKLLLTSAGVINKSIHDALVDMLDKPIADSNALCIPTAMYGHPWVGPGVNTWEFISGKSGNPMVELGWKSVGVLELTALPSISRDRWVPLVQKTDVLLVAGGDALYLHHWMRQSGLTELLPSLRAVYVGMSAGSMVMAPNIGEFFVGWTPPAGGDEALGLVDFAIFPHLDHEMLPDNTLAAAERWAAGMKGPAYAIDDQTAIKVIDGAAEVISEGNWKLFHK, encoded by the coding sequence ATGAAATTACTACTGACATCAGCGGGCGTTATTAACAAAAGCATACACGACGCACTGGTTGATATGCTGGACAAGCCCATTGCCGACTCAAACGCCCTGTGCATCCCCACCGCCATGTACGGACACCCCTGGGTCGGTCCCGGCGTCAATACCTGGGAGTTCATCAGCGGGAAATCCGGAAATCCCATGGTCGAGCTGGGCTGGAAGTCTGTAGGCGTGCTGGAGCTAACCGCGCTGCCAAGCATTAGCAGGGACCGCTGGGTACCGCTTGTTCAGAAGACGGATGTCCTGCTGGTGGCCGGCGGCGATGCCCTCTATCTGCACCATTGGATGCGGCAATCCGGACTAACAGAGCTTTTACCGTCGCTGCGGGCTGTTTATGTAGGAATGAGCGCCGGGAGCATGGTGATGGCACCTAACATAGGGGAGTTCTTCGTTGGCTGGACTCCGCCCGCCGGTGGTGATGAAGCGCTGGGTCTGGTTGATTTTGCAATTTTTCCGCATCTGGATCACGAAATGCTGCCTGACAACACCCTGGCTGCCGCCGAGAGATGGGCCGCCGGGATGAAGGGTCCCGCCTATGCGATTGATGATCAGACCGCCATTAAAGTAATCGACGGGGCAGCGGAGGTTATCTCTGAAGGGAATTGGAAGCTTTTTCACAAATAA